From the Candidatus Methylomirabilota bacterium genome, the window GGTTGGGAAGGGGGGCGAAGCCCCCCTCCCAGGATTCAGGCGAGTTTCTTCACCTCGGCCAGGATCTTGTCGGGATCGGGCAGTTGGCCCTTGGCGTAGCGCTCGGTGAAGCGCACCTTGCCATTGCGGTCGATGACGAACGTGGCCCGGACGTTGGCGTTCCAGTCCGGCCAGTAGACGCCGTAATCCTTGGCGACGCTCCGCTGCACATCCGACAGCAGCGGGTAGTTGCTGATGCCGACCGTCTTCGCCCAGTTCTCGTGGCTGAAGGGGCTGTCCGTGCTGATACCCAGCACCTGGGTATTCGCCGCCTCGAAATCGCGAACGCGCTTGTCGAAGGCGGGCATGCAGGTGCTTCAGCCTGGCGTCCAGTCCAGCGGGTAGAACAGCAGGACGACATTCTTCTTGCCGCGGAATTCTCGCAGGCCGATCTCCTTGAGCCCGATCGTCTTCAGCGTGAAGTCGGGGGCCGGATCGCCCACGTTGAGCGTCTTGGTCTCGCTGACCGTACTCACTCGGCGTATCCCCCTTTCGCGAATTGCCTGGCGGCGCGTGTCGGTGATGTGCGGGTCATGATAGCACGTCCGGTCGGCGCCTTGGCGGGGGGCCGGCGGGCGGCGGCCCAGAGCTGCGCCCGTCGCTCCTCCAGCGTCGCCTCGGGCAAGCCGAGGTAGGCCGCCGCGGTGGTGACGCGCCCCGTCTCCCACAGCCGCGCGAAGCGCTCTCTCCACCGTCGGTCTCGGAGCGCGTGGTGGTCCATGATGACGCGGCAGCCGGTGGCGTCGATGATGCGGAGCAGGTGCTCGACGCCGTGGTCGATGACCGTGCCGCCGACCTCCCGCTCCATATAGGAGGGCGGTCCCGAGAGGTAGAGCAGCGTCGGCTGCTGACGCGTGAGATAGGCGGCGGCCACCGGTGAGAGCGGTCCCTGCACGTCGGCGGCGAAGACGAAGCGCTCGCGCTCGGCGCGGTCGACGATCGTGAGGGTGACGACGTAGCCGAGCGACGTGCCCTCCAGGCCGTGGGCCAGCGGCGGCGACACCTCCAGCGTGACGTCGGCCTCGCGCCGCGCCTGGCCGTCGGCCGGCTCGACTCGGGCCTGGCCGGCCAGGGCCCGCGAGAGCTCCCCGGCCCGGCGGGCCTGAAGCCCCTGCACCATCCGCCGCGGGTCCTTCACCAGCACGGCGCGCCCCACGTAGGACGAGGGATCGGAGCGGAAGTGATCCTCGTGGTAGTGGCTCACGAAGATCAGGTCGGCGCGAGTCGCGTACGCCGAGATGCGATCGTTGGCCCGGCGCAGGGCCTCCCACTCCTCTTCGGCGGGCGGCAGGTTGAAGCGCGACGGCGCCAGCGTGGCCCCCGGGTCGATGAGGATCCCCGTGCGCCCCGCCTCCACGAAGGTCGCCATCGAGCGGGCGCCGAGCGACTCCGCCGCCAGCGGGATGACCTTCATGCTAGTGCCGTTCCAACTTGTTGGTACTAAATCTGTCCACGAACGACGTACACGGTGCCTTCCTAGGCGCGAATAGTTGGAACGGCACTAGATGCACCGGCCGCCGTCGACTTCCACACAGGTGCCCGTGATCATCGCCGCGTCGTCGGAGGCCAGGAAGATGGCGGTTCGCGCGGTGTCCTCGGGCTGGTTCAGGCGCCCCAGAGGCACCGTGGCCACGTAGCGCGCCAGGCCGTCGGCGTCGACCTCTTTCTTTCCCATGAAGGTCGCCAGCATCGGGGTTTCCGTTGCCACCGGTGCGATGGCCACCACGCGCACCCCGTACGGCGCGGCCTCCAGCGCCAGACTCTTCGTGAGCGCGACCACGGCACCCTTGGACGCCGCGTAGGTCTGGCCGCCGGGGCGCGGACGGATGGCCGCGGTGGAAGCCGTGATCAGGAATACCCCTCGCTTCTGCCGTTTCATCACACCGAGCGCGTACTTGGCCCCCAGCCACACGCCCTTGACGTTCACCGCGAAGATCCGATCGAAGGCCGCCTCGTCCTGGTCCTCGATCGGGGTGGGCCACTGGGGCACGCCCGCGTTGGCGAAGAAGACGTCGAGGCCGCCGAAGGTCGCCAGCGCGCGCTCGACCATCAGTTGGTTGTCGGCCGCGCGGGTGACGTCGGCCGGCAGGGCCAGCGCCCGGCCTCCGCGCTTCTCAATCTGCTCCACCGTGGCCTTGGCTGCGGCCTCGTTGATGTCCACGGCCACCACTCGGGCGCCTTCGCCCGCCAGGGCCAGCGCCGAGGCGGCGCCGATGCCCGAACCCGCGCCCGTGACGATCGCCACCCGGTTCTCGAGCTTCATCGCACCCTCCCTGCTAGTGCCGTTCCAACTATTCGCGCCTAGGAAGGCACCGTGTACGTCGTTCGTGGACAGATTTAGTATCAACAAGTTGGAACGGCACTAGAGCACCAGTTCGGCCATGAGCCGGATCGCGTCGGCGTTGCCGGCGACCATCAACGTGGTGATGCCGGACGACTTCCACTCAGCGAGGCGCTCGCGGATGAGCTCGCGCGGCCCGCAGAGCGCGACTTCGTCCACCAGTGCGTCGGGCACGGCCG encodes:
- a CDS encoding redoxin domain-containing protein, which codes for MSTVSETKTLNVGDPAPDFTLKTIGLKEIGLREFRGKKNVVLLFYPLDWTPGUSTCMPAFDKRVRDFEAANTQVLGISTDSPFSHENWAKTVGISNYPLLSDVQRSVAKDYGVYWPDWNANVRATFVIDRNGKVRFTERYAKGQLPDPDKILAEVKKLA
- a CDS encoding SDR family oxidoreductase, whose amino-acid sequence is MKLENRVAIVTGAGSGIGAASALALAGEGARVVAVDINEAAAKATVEQIEKRGGRALALPADVTRAADNQLMVERALATFGGLDVFFANAGVPQWPTPIEDQDEAAFDRIFAVNVKGVWLGAKYALGVMKRQKRGVFLITASTAAIRPRPGGQTYAASKGAVVALTKSLALEAAPYGVRVVAIAPVATETPMLATFMGKKEVDADGLARYVATVPLGRLNQPEDTARTAIFLASDDAAMITGTCVEVDGGRCI